A stretch of the Candidatus Bathyarchaeia archaeon genome encodes the following:
- a CDS encoding AAA family ATPase — translation MLSDLYVANFKSIGDNGVEIQPKPLTILTGPNGAGKSSILEALCLLSQSIGQAQFNIHSGDYVRYASPQSFVHKGELSRLLQISLTLDRSLDVDRGLRSPGMLIRYRYDPAEALQTARIGGNDIATMEWDPRKSGTPTYNVQGFPQFQHHPGVDPRAIFHSNIFGISVANSQMMERLRVAQSVRNYISNFLQYEFFFISAFRGASKFYLDSVSGPDPSWVGTDGSMTNHILSRIWGSREYDEAAAKISKWAETFSLGGMKAGWAGAARLSSGYVEPQLKNVIETSLASHGSRQALTFITQIFWSKRGTTPVIEEPEISLHPESQTLLPSLFAEAVSRGVQIIVTTHSPFLSLSLWKPISEKTLSAKDIAVYHFEKRPEGSSARKLEVSPEGRLREWIPSFSATETKLLKEFLDDVPTE, via the coding sequence ATGCTGTCAGATCTTTACGTTGCTAATTTCAAGTCGATCGGTGATAATGGGGTAGAGATCCAGCCTAAGCCTCTAACAATCCTGACTGGACCTAACGGGGCGGGCAAGTCTTCTATTCTTGAGGCATTGTGCCTTCTGTCTCAGAGTATCGGTCAAGCCCAATTCAATATTCACAGTGGAGATTATGTTAGATATGCTTCGCCTCAGAGCTTCGTCCACAAAGGAGAACTTTCCCGACTTCTCCAAATTTCACTTACTCTCGATAGGTCGCTAGACGTAGATCGTGGCCTGCGTTCGCCGGGAATGCTAATCAGGTATAGATACGATCCTGCCGAAGCACTTCAAACTGCAAGAATTGGCGGAAATGACATTGCTACGATGGAATGGGATCCGCGAAAGAGCGGAACTCCGACCTACAATGTGCAAGGATTTCCCCAATTCCAACACCACCCAGGGGTCGATCCTAGAGCTATCTTTCATTCCAATATCTTTGGGATTTCGGTAGCGAACTCCCAAATGATGGAGAGGCTAAGAGTCGCTCAATCTGTCAGAAACTACATTTCAAATTTCCTTCAATACGAGTTCTTCTTCATTTCTGCATTCCGAGGAGCGTCGAAATTCTACCTTGACTCTGTGAGTGGACCTGATCCTTCTTGGGTTGGTACGGATGGTTCGATGACAAATCACATTCTGTCAAGAATTTGGGGGAGTAGAGAATACGACGAAGCAGCCGCCAAAATCAGCAAGTGGGCGGAGACGTTCTCTCTAGGAGGAATGAAGGCGGGATGGGCTGGAGCGGCGCGTTTGTCGTCGGGTTACGTCGAGCCTCAGCTTAAGAATGTCATAGAAACCTCGTTAGCTAGTCACGGCTCTAGACAGGCTCTGACCTTCATCACCCAGATTTTTTGGAGCAAGCGCGGGACTACCCCTGTGATTGAAGAGCCAGAAATCAGTTTGCACCCCGAATCCCAGACACTTCTTCCATCGCTCTTTGCAGAGGCAGTAAGCAGAGGAGTTCAGATAATCGTCACGACCCACAGCCCATTCCTCTCTCTGTCCCTTTGGAAACCGATCTCGGAAAAGACACTGTCAGCCAAAGATATTGCAGTGTACCATTTCGAAAAGAGACCTGAGGGATCCTCCGCGAGGAAGCTCGAAGTAAGTCCCGAGGGTCGCCTAAGAGAATGGATTCCCTCGTTCTCAGCAACCGAGACGAAGCTTCTGAAAGAATTCTTGGATGATGTACCCACTGAGTGA
- a CDS encoding putative toxin-antitoxin system toxin component, PIN family: MTDMLILDTGVFLNILAGSDTEGRVYQKIIRRFDRVAIHEELLDEYKTTLATKFSGLVPYMITTRLSELSSYNKVVKVPAIDKPLLDIDEEDRHVVSAAKSARAKYLITSDQRHLWNNRNHIKASHHIEVLRPVDYIALPE; the protein is encoded by the coding sequence ATGACTGACATGCTCATCTTGGATACAGGGGTTTTTCTGAACATACTAGCAGGCTCAGACACGGAAGGGCGAGTCTACCAGAAAATAATCAGGAGATTTGATCGGGTAGCCATCCACGAAGAGTTACTGGACGAATACAAGACGACCTTGGCGACCAAATTTTCGGGGTTAGTTCCTTACATGATAACTACTCGCTTGTCCGAACTTTCGTCCTACAACAAAGTGGTTAAGGTTCCAGCGATCGACAAACCGCTTCTGGACATAGACGAGGAGGATCGACATGTCGTGTCAGCAGCAAAGTCCGCTCGCGCGAAGTATCTAATCACGAGTGACCAACGCCACTTGTGGAACAACCGAAACCACATCAAGGCAAGCCACCATATCGAGGTTCTAAGACCTGTAGATTACATTGCATTGCCCGAATAG